In the genome of Chryseobacterium sp. 52, the window AGAACTTGGCGTAATCTCTTAGTCAAAATTTAAAATATAGATGCTTCGACTTTGCTCAGCATGACATTATTCATTATTGCGTTTGATTTTTGATGAAATTAAAGCAGTTGGTAGTAGCGATGTCATTTTGAATGGAGTCGAAGTATTTTTTTATATTAATTTTCTATCAAATATTTTTGTGATTAACATTATATTTGCCATTATTTTAAAAAATGCTTTATACAATAATCAAAGCACTGCATATTATCTTCATGGTAAGCTATTTTGCGGGAATTTTTTATCTCGTAAGAATTTTCGTTTACTATAAAGATACGGATGAATTTGCTGAAGAAAAAAAGAAAATCCTCAGAGAGCAGTACACCTTCATGGCCAGAAGGCTATGGAATATTATCACCGTTCCGGCAGGTGTCATTATGACGGTGTGCGGAATTGTTATGATTTTTCTGAATACGGGACTGATGAAGATGCCATGGTTCCATCTAAAACTGACTTTTCTGATCGGTTTGGCCATTTATCATTACTGGTGCTGGAAAAAAGTACTGAAACTGAAAGAACTGAACGGAGATACTATTGAAACACCAAATATCAAACTGAGACAGGCGAACGAGATCGCAACATTCATTCTCTTTCTGGTGGTTTTCACAGTGATCCTGAAATCTTCAGTAATTGAGTACTGGTGGCAATTAATTGCCGGATTTTTCGTTCTTGTATTTCTGATCATGATGACGGTGAAACTCGTTAATAAAAATAAAAAAAACAAATAATTGTTTAAGCAGAATGTACGCATGAATACTTTAATACATGAGTACATCCTACCTTTTACATTTTACAAAAAAACTATGATTGCAATTTTAAAAAAGGAACTTTGGAGTTACTTTGGAAACTGGAGCGCGTGGGTGATTATCGGCGCATTCAGTCTGATAACCGCTCTTTTCCTGTTTTTTTTCGAAAATGATTCTAATATTTTCGACATCGGAATGGCCTCTCTGCAGAGTTATTTCGTTCTTGTTCCGTGGCTGCTGATGTTTATTATTCCTGCACTTTCTATGAAGACCTTTGCGGAAGAACAGCAGACGGGAACGCTGAACTGGCTTTTTTCACAGCCACTAAAAGTTTCAGATCTGGTAGCAGGAAAGTTTCTTTCAGTATGGATTGTTGGCGTTTTGTGCCTTATTCCATCTCTGATTTATCTCTATACGGTCTATGTTCTGGGAGTTCCGGCAGGTAATATTGACCTGGGGATGACTTTCGGGAGTTATATAGGGCTGATTGTGTTAATTGCAGCTTTTGCAGGAGTTGGTATTTTGGCTTCTTCATTATCACAGAACCAGATCATGGCTTATCTTTTAGGTGTTTTCATGTGTTTTATCATGTATTTCGGAATAGAGCAGCTGGCGAGTTACAAACTCTTGGGCGGAGCAGATTTTATCCTTCAGAATGTAGGGTTTTATCAGCATTTCCTGGGCTTTACCAGAGGTCTGATTGATCTTAAGGATGTTGCCTATTTTATTCTGATCATAGGAGCTACGTTATTATTGTCCAACCATTTTATCACTAAAAAGAAGTAGCATTATGAAGAAGTTCGATATTAAATCCCCATTAGGAATTTTCTTAATCGCAGTGGTGCCTTTGGTTATTCTGCTTACGTATTCAGGAATCAGATTAGATTTAACAAAAGAAAAAAGATATACACTTTCAGACAGTACGGTAAAAGTATTGGAATCGGTGAAAAAACCGCTTACCGTAGATGTTTATCTTGAAGGTGACTTTCCAGCAAGTTTTAAACAGCTTCAGAGCGAAACCAGATTTATGCTGGAAGAGTTCAGAAAGATCAATCCGAAGATCGATTTTAAATTTATCGATCCTATTAAAACAAAAATGTCTCAGGATACACTGATGGCGATGGGAATGCAGCCTTCTGTTCTTCCCGATGTTAAAGACGGAAAGATTTCGCAGATCACGCTTTTCCCTTATGCCGTGATAAAATATGATAAAAGAGGAGTATCTATCCCATTGGTGGTACAACAGGCGGGAATAGACGCAGACCAGCAGCTGACAAGATCCATAGAAGGTCTGGAGTACAGTTTGGTTTCCAATATCAAAAATATTGCTGCTGATAAAAGAAAGAAAGTAGGAATTCTGGTCAATCATGATGAGCTGAGTCCTGAGGAGTTCCATGGTTTTGTACAGCTGGCAATGGAAAACTATGATGCAGGTCCCGTGATTCCAAAAAACCAGACAGAGCTTACCCTGGCAGATCTTCCTTTGCTGAAGCAGATGAGCGCTCTCGTAATTGCAAAACCAAGAAAAGCATTCACTGACAATGAAAAAGTGATCCTCGATCAGTACATTATGAACGGTGGAAAAACGCTTTGGATGATTGATGCTGTAAATGCTGAGATGGATACGCTGACAAGATCCCAAAAGGTAATGCCTTTCCCTGTGGATATCAATATGACTGATTTCTTTTTCAATTACGGAATCAGGATCAATCCGGCATTGGTGAAGGATGTAAAGAAATTTGCATTACTGAAACTGGTAACAGGAGAAGTGGGAGGGAACCCTCAGTATACAAGCCTTCCGTGGCCCTATTTTCCCCTTGGAATTGCTGAGAATAATAATCCGATAACTAAGAATATCAACCCGGTAAAATTTGAATTCCCAACATCCATTGATACTTTGGGTGGAAGAAAAAATATCAAAACACAGGTTCTTTTTGAATCCAGTGAAAGAACGCTTCTGAAGCAGGTTCCAAATTATGTAGACCTGAAAGAAATTGCAAGTGTAGACAGTCTTGGCCAAATGGAAAAACCAAGTACACCAAAGATTTTCGCGGTTGCGCTGGAAGGAAAATTTAATTCTGCATACGCTTCAAGGATTGAAAGAAAAGGATATCCCGGTTTCAAAAGCCAGAGTCCTGAAAATAAAATGATCGTTATTGCTGATGGTGACGTAGGAAGAAATAAAATGCATAAAGGTGAGCCACTTCCGATGGGAATTGACCGTCTTACCAATCAGGAGTTCGGAAACGAACAGTTTCTGAGAAATGCTCTGGATTATCTTCTGGACGACAGCAATCTGATGGCGCTCCGAAACAGAAACATTGAAGAAAGACTTCTGGACAGAAACAGAATCACGGAAGAAAAAGCAAACTGGCAATGGCTGAATTTACTGCTACCATTGGTGGTAATTGGTCTCTTGGGAGGATTGTTTTTCTGGTTGAGGAAAAAGAAGTTTGGATAATATAAAAAGAGAAACCCTGAGGTTTCTCTTTTTTTTGATATAGTGGGATTCCAATAAGATGATTCTATTGGAGTGCTGTTATTTCACGTATTTGAATATTTAAAAGGAAGGTTAACGATATCAATTACCTTTTCGCCTCTGTTATTTTTCCCGGCTTCCCATTTAACGTTATAGGTCGCTTTTTCAGCTGCTTTTTTAACCTCGGTATTGAAAGTTTCATCACCTCCGTAGGTGGAGACATTGATCACATTTCCTTCTGAATTTACTTTCAGAATGATCTTCGTTTTTAAATCTTTACCGAGAGTCTTAAGAGCATCGGTATTTAAATTCTTTTTGACATTATCAATAAAGGCTTTGTTCCCTTTAGGATATTGAGCAGGAAAAGCAACCATAGGTGGCGGTGGAACTGACATATCCTGAGGCTGCCGCGATTCAAATTTATCTTTTACTTTTTCTTCTTTTTTTACTTTTTGCGCAAACCCCATTCCGAAGATGAATATGAGGGTGAGTAAGGCTAGTTTTTTCATAGTAATTATGGCTTTCATGGTAAATGACAAAACTTAATATATCATTTTAAAATAGGAAATAAAGAATGAATAGTCTACTGAAAAACTATTCATTCTCATGTTTAATTAGCACCAGAATCCACCACCACAAGCGTAATTATGGCAGCTTGTACCTCCTGTTGAAGCAGGGCACATTCCCCAACCGTAACTTCCGTCGTCGTTGGAATGGCATAATTTCCATCCGTCACAAGGAGCTTGGATTGCTGCTACTGCCCCAGATAATGATCTCATTTGGTCTCTTGAAAGTTTTTTTAAGTTTTTCATAGTAATTAGTTTTTGGTTTTCCTACTCTTTTAAAGCTTTTCGGATTCCGCTTATCTAAATCCTAAGGTAGTGAATTTATGATTCTCTTTTTATTTTTTTTTACAAAATTCATCAAATAAGCTATCGCGTAAGGTGTTGATATGTAGTGTTTTGTTGTGTTTGTGATGCTTTCAGATAGGTAAAGGCTCGTTGGAAAAAATAAAATTGAGAGCTGAATTTATGGCTTTCGTGGTGATTGGCATGCTGGAAGGATTGCTCTTCTATATGAGGAAGAGGAATTTTGGATCAAAACAAAAAAGAGAGACCCAAAAGCCTCTCTTTCATCAATAATATATTTTATTTTTTAAACTAAAATCTACCACGGACTGATTCCGGTTTCATCCTCTATATCATTGCTGTAGAATTGTCCTGTCGGTGCATTGTCATCGGTGAGCGTATGTTTTACGATAAAAGAAGCCGCACTTTCTACAGAGCCGGGACCGCTGTGATGATTGAAATCTGTGGCGGTGTAGCCGGGATCAATGACATTGACTTTAAAAGGAAGATCTTTCAGTTCATACGCCAGAACGATTGTATAGGCATTTAAAGCTGCTTTTGAAGTTCCGTAACCGGCTGTTTTTACGTTGTAATATTTCCAGGTCGGGTCGCTGTGCAAAGTCAATGATCCAAGCCCGGAGGTGATGTTACTGATTCTCGGGCTTTCTGATTTTTTAAGCAGATCTAAAAACGTCTGAGTCACACTGATCACTCCGAAAAAGTTGGTGTCAAATATCGTTTGAATATCTTTCACAGAAGTTTCTGAGGCAGTTTGGGGATGTACTCCAAGAATTCCGGCATTATTGATCAGAATGTCCAGTTTTCCCTGTTCTTTTTCGATGATGCTTTTAGCAGCTGAAATTGAATCCGTACGGGTAACATCTATTTCGATGGCTTTTACATTTTGAAAACCTTTTTCATTCAGCTCTTTTACGATAGCTTCTCCTTTCTCAAGATCACGGCTTCCTAAATAGACAAATAATCCTTTCTCTGAAAGCTGTTGTACGGTTTCCAGGCCAATACTTCTGTTAGCTCCTGTTATTAATACTGATTTCATTGTTCTTTATTTTAATTGATGATGTAAAGTTCTATCAATTAAAATTGACTTTATTTGCCAAATGACAAAAAGCAAAATAAAAAGTAAAAATGAGTTGAAAATTGGGTGTCTTTGTAATAAAAACAGAAATTAAACATCTACTATTTGCCAATGTTTTTCCTGATTCTGCTGAGTGAAGATTGTGTAATCCCAAGATAGGAAGCAATATAGGAAAGCGGAATCCGATTGACCACAGTAGGGTAGATCTCCATGAATTTTAAGTAACGGGTTGTTGCATCTTCCGAAACCAGCGGACTTCTTCTTTCTACTTTCTGCATCAGTGCTCTTGAAATAATTTTATGGACGATGGTTTCCCATCCGACGATAGTCTGTAAAAGCTCCAGCCAGTCTTTTCTCTGAAAAACAATAAGCGTACAATCGGTAACTGCCTGAACATAGCTGCTGGAACAGATCTCGTTATCAAAACTTTCCAGATCCACTACAAGATTGTTTTCTTCAATGAAATATTTGGTGATTTCTTCTCCTTTGTTGTCATAATAGCAAACCCGCATAATTCCATTCACCACAAATCCGACCTGTCGTGCAATTTTTCCGGCTTCTGAAAAATATTCATCTTTCGGAAGTACTGTTTCCTGAGCTTTACTTGCTATAAAGTCTATCTGCTGTGGGTTCAGATTTCCAAACCTTAGAATAAAATCAAATAGTTCTTTCATCAACGCAAGTTAGCTAAAGTTGTTTTTACTGTATTTGTCATTTGACAAAAATTAATCATAAATAAGACTGATGTATTAATTTTAATTAAATAGCTTCCTGAATTCCAGTGGCGACTGATTGGTCTTTTGCTTAAACAGCTTACTGAAAGACTGTGGATGTTCAAAACCCAGTTCATAAGCAATTTCACTTACCGAAAGGTGAGTAGTGCTGAGTTGTTCTTTGGCTAGGTCAATCAGTTTATTCTGAATGTGTTGCTGCGTATTTTGTTGGGTATGAATGCGCAATAACGACCCGAGATAGTTGGGCGAAATATTCATCTCTCCGGCAATGGCTGTTACGGAAGGAATTCCATGTTCTATCAGATTTCCACTGTCAAAATACCGTGAAAGTACCTCCTCAAATCTTTCCAGAAGTTCGTGGCTGGATTTTTTTCTGGTGAAAAACTGACGCTCATAAAAGCGTTCAGAATAGATCAAAAGGAATTCAAGCTGAGCGGCAATAAGCTCCTGCGAGAATTTATCGATGTTCGACTGGTATTCCCGTTCTATATTTTTCAGAATATCCACAACAATTTTTTCTTCTTTATCCGAAAGGAAAAGCGCTTCATTGGTGTCATATTTGAAAAAGTCGTAAGATTTTATCTTTTTTGCAAGAGAAGTATTCCAGAGAAAATCAGGATGAATGACGAGCAGCCAGCCTGTAGGTTCCACTACCACTTCGGGCTTTATTTCCAGTTTCAGAAACTGTAGCGGTGAAACAAAACAAAGGACTCCGGAATTGAAATCATATTCCTGCTGACCATAGTTGAACTTTGCATTTACATTGCGCTTCAGACCGATGGAGTAAAAATTCTGGATCCATTTCAGCTCACGGTCATCCGTGGGGTAGTTGACCTGGCTGTAATCTATCAGGCTGATCAGCGGGTGATCAGGATTTGGCAGATTGCAGAAAGCATGAAATTCAGAAATTGAATTAAATCGGAATGGAGGTTTCATAGTGCTAATTTAATTTTTTTTGTAAAATGGACAATGCCGGATGTGAAAAGCAGATATATTGATGATTGATGCTGTTAATCAAGGCTTTTCCTTTGTTGATTTCGAAGTATTGAAATTTCATTTTGTGCTATAAAACATATAGTATCAGCATTGTCATCCTGAGCGGAGTCGAAGGATTTTTTGGTTTTACAAATTATATCACCGTAGACACTGTTAGTGTTTCCCATTGTTTTGCATCACCGGTAATGTTTTTAATTTTATTATCCAGAAATTCAGCGGTACCACTTCCCAATAAAAAGTGAACCGGTGGATTCTGTTCTTCACTGAGTGCGATAAGTGCTGCTGCTCCTTTTTCTGGATCATTGGGCTGATTGCCATTCATTTCGTTCAGGTGAGCCTGCTCGGAACTTCTGGCTGCCTCATAAACCTGAAGTGGATTGGCCGGTGTTTTTACTGAATCTTTACTTAAAAAATCTGTGCGGAAGTATCCCGGATAAACCACCGTTGCATGAACCCCGAATTCTTTGATTTCTTCGGCCAAAGCTTCAGTCAGTCCCGCTACTGCAAACTTGGTAGAACAATAAATTCCCCAGCCCGGAAAATTCCCGGAATAGCCTCCAACAGACGAAATATTGAATATATGTCCTGATTTTTGCGCACGGAGATAAGGAATAGCATTTCTGATCACATTCAGGGTGCCAAATACATTGACGTCAAAGTTGGCTCTGGCTTCCTGATCTGTAAGTTCTTCCAGAGTCCCAATCTGTCCGTATCCTGCATTGTTGACCACGACGTCAAGCTGCCCGAAATGATCTATTGTTTTTGAAATCGCTGATTGCACTTCTTCGTTATCTGTTAAATGAAGTTCAAGCGGTAAAAATGCTTCAGATTTCTCTCCGATTTCTGAAATTAAAGACTGTGCATTTCTCGTAGCTGCGGCAACACGATAGTTTTTTTCTAATAATTTTTTCACTAAGGCCAGTCCCAGCCCTTTTGAGGCTCCTGTTACGAACCATACTTTCTTTGTTTCCATTTTATATTGGGTTTAAATAGGGTACAAAGATCGCGAGATTGGATGCTGTACACGTAGCCCAATCAATGAATGATGTAACCGGATCGTGGATAGGGATAAATAAGTCAGTGATTAATTAATTAGTCTGAAAGTTATGACTATAATTTAGAAGAAACGGATGAGTGATGATACCATGAAATTCCTAATAGTCATCTGTAATAAAATTATAAAAGAGAAACCCGAAAGTTTCTCTTTTATATCCAAGTTTTTATCAAATAAAATACTCTTACCCTTCCAAAACCGGAATAAGATGCTCCCAATTCAGCCGTTCCGCATAATCAAAAGCTGTTTTTCCGTTCTTTGATTTTATGTTTTTGTCTGCCCCAGCGTCCAGAATAAGTTTCACAGAGGTCAGATTTCCTGCAATGGTTTCTTTATGGAGAAGGGTTAGGCCATTTTCATCGGCATTTGTAAGTTCGTCAGGATATTGTTTTAGAAATTTAACAAACTCGCCTTCCATATTTTTGCTCATGGGATGTTCTACAAGATTTTCCGGTTTTTCCTTCTGCTCATGCACGACTTCAATATCATTAAAATCCCCGAAATCAAGCTGCCACATATCATCATGCTCCTTTCTTTCATCTTCAGGCATATCTGCGCGCATTTTTTGAATGGTAAATCCACCGTAAGTTTTCGGTAAAGGCTCTTCCGATGAAGAAAATAATTTAGAAAGTCCTTTCGGTTTCTTTACCATAGGCGTGATAGCAAAAAGCCAGTCACTGATCTCATTCAGTGGAATCTCAAAATAATCTCCCGCCTGTATATTGGTGAGAGTATTAGGTTCATTGATCAGTAATCCACTCACCGTATCACCGTCAAAATCAATTTCATTGATCCACATATGTTCCACGGTATTTTCTCCTGTTTCCGGATCTTCCTGACTGAATGAAGCCTTTACACAGGCAAGATCGAGCCCGGGGATAATTCTTCTGTTTTCCCAGGACTGTTCCCGCCAGAAATATTTAAAGGTTTGTCTTGCTTTTTCATACGCTTCGATCATTTTAGGGTCTGTCCCATCGGCAAATATAAACGAATTCTCTTCCATTGTGATTGATAGTTAAAAATTGACTGGTGATAATTATGCCGGGTTTAATAGCGTTTCAACACACTTTTAAACCCGGCACTTTTTATTTTGATTAAAAATACGAAAAATATAAACAATTGTTTAAAGTTTTCGATACATTTTTAATATTTCAACTGCTCTTTATCGGCTGTTTTCGGAAGCAGGGCTGCCGTTTTATAATAGCTTATATCCGTTTCAATCCGACTCTGAAGATTTTTAAAAGTTGAGTATTCATAATGCTCCCATTCCTGATCATTATCCGGATTGGGTGTTTTATCTATGGCTAGTTCCAGCTTTCCGTCTTCCTGGTAGCTGAACTCTATTGCAGCATATTTTTCGCCGTTTCCGTCATAAGCATACCAGCATTTTGTTGTTCTTTCCAGTATCGGTTGCAGAGTTTCATTGTCAATGATCTGAGAACAGATAAAGTTTTCAGGATCATCATTATAAAAAACTGTTTTTGAAATCAAAGGCTGTTCATCTACTGACAAAGAATACATTTTGTTGGTTGCAATAATGAAATTTCCGGAAGGTGCTTTCTTTTCAATATCAAAAAGATCAGATTTTTCCTTCAGATATTTTACGATCTGCTCTTCATCTTCATCCTGATTCATAAAATAGTTGATACTGTATATCTCGTCTTCCGTGAGAAACTCAATTTCTTTCAGGACTTCAGAATTTTTTTCATAATAGTATAAATGATAATCATCCAGTTTTTCAGCTTCTGCTTTTGAAATTATGTCTCCAAAAATGTTTTTATATACTTTTTTCATGTTAGTCGTTTAATATATGTTGTTTTATCATTGTGTCTGTGTTGAAAGGCACCGGAATATGGTACCGGCTCTTTTTCATGCAGCCATTAAAAATTCTGTAGCTTTTAGATAAAATTATTACCAATTGGTTAAGTTGGCTTTGGGAATTTTAAAGAATTTTTATGGCTTTTGTTCAGGATAATTAGTCCTGCGTCATCTGTTCATATTTATAAGTTCTGCAAAATTTGTTCCTGAAGTATCATGTATGCATCTCTTGCAGGGTCCTCATCCTCTGAATAAGCAGCGCTGGTATACTTTTGTATTTTTCCGGATCCAGGTAATAATGTGGGGCAAAGATCGGGACTGAATACTGTTCTTCCCTTATTTTGAGTGTTCCGTGAGATATAAAATGCTTATACCATTTGAATTTTTTTTCTCGGACCTGTAGACTGTCACCGGGCTTAAAATTCTCATCTCTGTCTTCAATTTTCATGGTTTCTTTTTTTGTGTCTTCAAATATATTTAAAATCAGAGAATTAAGGAATTATATCTGAGTTTTTCTGATAAGGTTTTTTTAATATGAAGTCTTGGAAAGAGTAAATTGATCTATGAAATATAAATATATGGGGCCTTTTCTTTAACTAAGATGTTGTCATAGCGGTTGTATAAAAATTGGGAATTATCTTTGTGTCATTCATTCTGGTAATATGTAGGGAGGGAAATCTCTGTTACTCCTTACAATAAATTTCTTTATTTTCATACAGGATGAAGCGGCTTTAATCTTACAGGAAAGTATCAGAGAATTCATCATTTAAAATAATAAAATGTACTTTATATAATTCACCGTTTTCTCAGATTGTGTAAATGGTCGGTCTGCAAAGGTGAGCTTATATTTTTCTAAAATATGTATTTCTTCATGATCACAATTAGAGACTTGAACGTATTGTGGTTTTCTTTAAAATTGTCAAATTGCATTATTTTAAAACATACTGAAACCCTTCAAATGGTTGCTGATTCTTAATTTTATCAGCTCAGGAAGTGTGCCGTTTACTCGTCTAAAATATTTTTCGGGAATAGGATTTTCTTCCAGTTGGTTAAGGGACGGATTATCACCTTCATCCAGGAATATAAAGAGAGGAAGTCCATAAGAAGCGAGACATATAAAAAAGAAGGGCCGGGGAATAATAAGTTTGTGAAGTTCTAAAAGCTCAAGTCTTTCCTGATCCTGCATTTCAAACGGACTGTCATAGATACTGTAATCCACAGCAAAACAATAATTTCCTGCAAGAAAAATGAGTTCTTTTAAAACTTTTGGAAAAGGTTTGCTGTTGTTGTAAGCCTGTTCCAAGAGTTCAATTTCTTTTTCGGGCACCCCTTTATTGATATCTTCATCTATCCTGGGGTATTTTAGAAAAATCTTTAGATATTCTACCGTCATGCGTTTTTATTAATCAGCGAAGTTTTTTTAGTTAAACATCCTTAATAAAATCCTCATATTCATAATAAAACCTTTCAAATCCATCCATTTTATCCCAGAAAAACTCAAAAATATCCTGCCATGAATTTTTATTGAATAGGGAAACACCATGTTTTTCAACCCAGATTTTGCTGATCACTTTTCCATTGTCAAGGGTGAAATATTCTTCTTTTTGAAAGTCTCCTACAAAATCTTTCAGAATATCTTCCAAAGACCAGATTTTCTCATAATAGGCATTACGGAAGATCTCGTCCTTCATTTCTATATCCAATGAGACTTCCGCTTTTTTATTGTCGGCATTAAATTTAAATGAAAAATCCTTGATTTTGGTATTATACAGAATCCATTTTCTGGGAAAAGACTTTCCAAAAGCCGTCCAAAATTCCTTTTTTAACTGCTGTGCTTCTTGTTTACTGAACATATGAACAAAATTAATGATTTAATGGGAAAGGGGCAAAACAGGAAAGAGCACTACCATGAAAACAAAACAACTTACATTTTTAGTGTTTGCTACTTTACCTTTTTCAACTCTCCGGTTACCATTTATTTAATTCAAACTATTTTCTTATTTTTGCTGTAATGCTTTCAAAAAAATCTCAATATGCTTTTAAAGCGCTTTCATACCTTGTAGAAAAAAGGAATGATGGCCCGGTTCTTATTTCCGAAATCGCGGAACGTAAAAAGATCCCTTTAAAGTTTTTAGAAAATATTCTGCTGGAATTAAAAAAAGCGGACATCCTTGACAGTAAAAAAGGAAAAGGAGGTGGTTACTTTCTAAGAGAAAATCCTGAAAATGTGAAGCTTGCAAAAATAATCCGGCTGGTAAATGGCCCTATTGCGATGCTTCCGTGTGTCAGTTTAAACTTTTATGAAAAATGTGAAGACTGTAATGAAGACCATTGCGGGCTGCATGATGTACTGATAGAAGTCCGGGATGCATCACTGAATATTCTGGAAAGTAAAACTTTAATGGATCTGGTCGACTGACCTGATCCTTTTTTTTGAATAATTAGTCTACTTATTTGGTAGGATAATATTTTTATTTGATATTTGCATTAGCTTCAATCATCCGGTCACACTAAAAACGGTCTTGTCACTTGTTTTTGAATGGGTATCATATCGGAAATAAAGAGATGATCTGAAAAAAGAAATGATAGAGTAGGAGCTGTAATGATATTATAATATGGTGATTTCAAGAAAAATCCAGATAAGACTCAATGTATTCTTTGTTACGGCTGCATTACTGCTGATTACTGCTTTATCCATGTACGAATTGGGATATATGGATGAGCTGTTGAATGTTCTGGCTAAAGACCATTATATTTTTTACTGGATGTTGCTGGTCGGTGTTTTAGCAGAGATTGTTGCAGGATCAATGGGGATGGGTTATGGCGTGATCTGTACAACAACTCTTTTGTTTCTGAATATCCCGCCTCATATTGTAAGTGCCAGTATTC includes:
- a CDS encoding CopD family protein, with the translated sequence MLYTIIKALHIIFMVSYFAGIFYLVRIFVYYKDTDEFAEEKKKILREQYTFMARRLWNIITVPAGVIMTVCGIVMIFLNTGLMKMPWFHLKLTFLIGLAIYHYWCWKKVLKLKELNGDTIETPNIKLRQANEIATFILFLVVFTVILKSSVIEYWWQLIAGFFVLVFLIMMTVKLVNKNKKNK
- a CDS encoding ABC transporter permease, translating into MIAILKKELWSYFGNWSAWVIIGAFSLITALFLFFFENDSNIFDIGMASLQSYFVLVPWLLMFIIPALSMKTFAEEQQTGTLNWLFSQPLKVSDLVAGKFLSVWIVGVLCLIPSLIYLYTVYVLGVPAGNIDLGMTFGSYIGLIVLIAAFAGVGILASSLSQNQIMAYLLGVFMCFIMYFGIEQLASYKLLGGADFILQNVGFYQHFLGFTRGLIDLKDVAYFILIIGATLLLSNHFITKKK
- the gldG gene encoding gliding motility-associated ABC transporter substrate-binding protein GldG, with protein sequence MKKFDIKSPLGIFLIAVVPLVILLTYSGIRLDLTKEKRYTLSDSTVKVLESVKKPLTVDVYLEGDFPASFKQLQSETRFMLEEFRKINPKIDFKFIDPIKTKMSQDTLMAMGMQPSVLPDVKDGKISQITLFPYAVIKYDKRGVSIPLVVQQAGIDADQQLTRSIEGLEYSLVSNIKNIAADKRKKVGILVNHDELSPEEFHGFVQLAMENYDAGPVIPKNQTELTLADLPLLKQMSALVIAKPRKAFTDNEKVILDQYIMNGGKTLWMIDAVNAEMDTLTRSQKVMPFPVDINMTDFFFNYGIRINPALVKDVKKFALLKLVTGEVGGNPQYTSLPWPYFPLGIAENNNPITKNINPVKFEFPTSIDTLGGRKNIKTQVLFESSERTLLKQVPNYVDLKEIASVDSLGQMEKPSTPKIFAVALEGKFNSAYASRIERKGYPGFKSQSPENKMIVIADGDVGRNKMHKGEPLPMGIDRLTNQEFGNEQFLRNALDYLLDDSNLMALRNRNIEERLLDRNRITEEKANWQWLNLLLPLVVIGLLGGLFFWLRKKKFG
- a CDS encoding bacteriocin-like protein; this translates as MKNLKKLSRDQMRSLSGAVAAIQAPCDGWKLCHSNDDGSYGWGMCPASTGGTSCHNYACGGGFWC
- a CDS encoding SDR family oxidoreductase, encoding MKSVLITGANRSIGLETVQQLSEKGLFVYLGSRDLEKGEAIVKELNEKGFQNVKAIEIDVTRTDSISAAKSIIEKEQGKLDILINNAGILGVHPQTASETSVKDIQTIFDTNFFGVISVTQTFLDLLKKSESPRISNITSGLGSLTLHSDPTWKYYNVKTAGYGTSKAALNAYTIVLAYELKDLPFKVNVIDPGYTATDFNHHSGPGSVESAASFIVKHTLTDDNAPTGQFYSNDIEDETGISPW
- a CDS encoding Crp/Fnr family transcriptional regulator, whose amino-acid sequence is MKELFDFILRFGNLNPQQIDFIASKAQETVLPKDEYFSEAGKIARQVGFVVNGIMRVCYYDNKGEEITKYFIEENNLVVDLESFDNEICSSSYVQAVTDCTLIVFQRKDWLELLQTIVGWETIVHKIISRALMQKVERRSPLVSEDATTRYLKFMEIYPTVVNRIPLSYIASYLGITQSSLSRIRKNIGK
- a CDS encoding helix-turn-helix domain-containing protein; this encodes MKPPFRFNSISEFHAFCNLPNPDHPLISLIDYSQVNYPTDDRELKWIQNFYSIGLKRNVNAKFNYGQQEYDFNSGVLCFVSPLQFLKLEIKPEVVVEPTGWLLVIHPDFLWNTSLAKKIKSYDFFKYDTNEALFLSDKEEKIVVDILKNIEREYQSNIDKFSQELIAAQLEFLLIYSERFYERQFFTRKKSSHELLERFEEVLSRYFDSGNLIEHGIPSVTAIAGEMNISPNYLGSLLRIHTQQNTQQHIQNKLIDLAKEQLSTTHLSVSEIAYELGFEHPQSFSKLFKQKTNQSPLEFRKLFN
- a CDS encoding SDR family NAD(P)-dependent oxidoreductase codes for the protein METKKVWFVTGASKGLGLALVKKLLEKNYRVAAATRNAQSLISEIGEKSEAFLPLELHLTDNEEVQSAISKTIDHFGQLDVVVNNAGYGQIGTLEELTDQEARANFDVNVFGTLNVIRNAIPYLRAQKSGHIFNISSVGGYSGNFPGWGIYCSTKFAVAGLTEALAEEIKEFGVHATVVYPGYFRTDFLSKDSVKTPANPLQVYEAARSSEQAHLNEMNGNQPNDPEKGAAALIALSEEQNPPVHFLLGSGTAEFLDNKIKNITGDAKQWETLTVSTVI
- a CDS encoding DUF2314 domain-containing protein; protein product: MEENSFIFADGTDPKMIEAYEKARQTFKYFWREQSWENRRIIPGLDLACVKASFSQEDPETGENTVEHMWINEIDFDGDTVSGLLINEPNTLTNIQAGDYFEIPLNEISDWLFAITPMVKKPKGLSKLFSSSEEPLPKTYGGFTIQKMRADMPEDERKEHDDMWQLDFGDFNDIEVVHEQKEKPENLVEHPMSKNMEGEFVKFLKQYPDELTNADENGLTLLHKETIAGNLTSVKLILDAGADKNIKSKNGKTAFDYAERLNWEHLIPVLEG
- a CDS encoding DUF4268 domain-containing protein produces the protein MFSKQEAQQLKKEFWTAFGKSFPRKWILYNTKIKDFSFKFNADNKKAEVSLDIEMKDEIFRNAYYEKIWSLEDILKDFVGDFQKEEYFTLDNGKVISKIWVEKHGVSLFNKNSWQDIFEFFWDKMDGFERFYYEYEDFIKDV
- a CDS encoding RrF2 family transcriptional regulator; its protein translation is MLSKKSQYAFKALSYLVEKRNDGPVLISEIAERKKIPLKFLENILLELKKADILDSKKGKGGGYFLRENPENVKLAKIIRLVNGPIAMLPCVSLNFYEKCEDCNEDHCGLHDVLIEVRDASLNILESKTLMDLVD